The proteins below come from a single Candidatus Angelobacter sp. genomic window:
- a CDS encoding FAD-dependent oxidoreductase, whose translation MKSALIIGGGFAGCAAAHQLALQGGWDVTLVESAPFLGAGVRTKWYGGHPYTFGPRHFLTRDERLFDFLNRYVPLRRLKHVFLTYVEQDGQFYNFPIHKDDIERMPDRDRIRQELSEIKSGESAGNVEDYWLGSVGPTLYEKFAKHYNHKMWQIDDNRLLDDAVPAWTSKGALIYEGPREGFHDAISAYPYAPNGYDDYFGIATAKARVLLSTAIEEYDIPRKRIR comes from the coding sequence ATGAAATCAGCTTTGATCATCGGTGGCGGTTTTGCCGGCTGCGCGGCTGCGCACCAACTTGCCCTGCAGGGCGGGTGGGACGTGACCTTGGTGGAATCGGCGCCCTTCCTGGGAGCGGGCGTGCGGACCAAGTGGTACGGCGGGCATCCCTACACCTTCGGGCCGCGGCATTTTCTCACCCGGGACGAGCGCCTGTTCGATTTTCTAAACCGGTATGTGCCGCTCCGCCGTTTGAAACACGTTTTCCTTACCTACGTCGAGCAGGATGGACAGTTCTATAACTTTCCGATTCACAAAGATGACATCGAGCGGATGCCGGACCGGGACCGGATCAGGCAGGAACTGTCCGAAATCAAATCGGGAGAATCGGCCGGCAATGTGGAGGACTATTGGCTCGGGTCGGTCGGGCCGACGCTCTACGAAAAGTTTGCCAAACACTACAATCACAAGATGTGGCAGATTGACGACAACCGCCTGCTGGATGATGCGGTCCCGGCCTGGACGTCCAAGGGGGCCTTGATTTATGAGGGGCCGCGGGAAGGCTTCCACGATGCGATCTCCGCGTACCCGTATGCGCCGAACGGTTATGATGATTACTTCGGGATCGCCACGGCGAAAGCGCGCGTCCTGCTCTCCACCGCGATCGAAGAGTACGACATTCCCCGGAAACGGATTCGA
- a CDS encoding class I SAM-dependent methyltransferase, giving the protein MRIPFVDFYSAHGIIPTRQDISDLRRHVERRCSLYCHLGLPPGTFRGANVLEFGPGSGHNAVVTGLLGPRRYLLVDGNPPSLKSTNKLLKQYCPDLKFALRHSSIASFRSGEKFDIVLCEAVIPTQKKPAAFLRHVAGFVRPGGVLVITCMDAISLLPEMLRRWLAWDLVKECPEFDAKVARLADFFRTDLAALPGMSRRPEDWVIDQILHPWTGPLFSIPEAVTALGDSAMILGSSPRFLIDWRWYKNIFGRQCADNSFAMNAYYELGLNLMDCRVRLPQDSQGVVRRVESLSQEIYEGIFARERGTARFSSRQLLALLKPLANALRTHSPVTHRSVKSFISYLQSDTRNGKALREFRKWWGRGQQYLGFVMR; this is encoded by the coding sequence ATGAGAATTCCCTTTGTCGATTTTTATTCCGCGCACGGAATCATCCCGACACGGCAGGACATTTCGGATCTCCGTCGGCACGTCGAACGGCGTTGCTCGCTTTACTGCCACCTGGGCCTGCCGCCGGGAACGTTTCGCGGCGCGAACGTGCTCGAATTCGGACCTGGCAGCGGGCACAACGCCGTCGTTACCGGCCTGCTCGGGCCACGGCGTTATCTCCTGGTGGACGGCAACCCGCCCAGCCTGAAAAGCACGAACAAGCTTTTGAAACAATACTGTCCGGATCTGAAATTCGCGCTCCGGCATTCTTCCATCGCAAGTTTTCGGTCCGGGGAAAAATTCGACATCGTCCTGTGTGAAGCGGTCATTCCCACGCAAAAAAAACCTGCCGCATTCCTGCGGCACGTCGCCGGCTTTGTGCGTCCGGGAGGCGTCCTCGTCATCACCTGTATGGATGCCATTTCGCTCCTGCCGGAGATGCTCCGGCGCTGGCTGGCGTGGGACCTGGTGAAGGAGTGTCCGGAGTTCGACGCCAAAGTTGCCCGGCTCGCGGATTTTTTCCGGACGGACCTGGCCGCGCTGCCGGGCATGTCCCGCCGGCCGGAGGACTGGGTGATTGATCAGATTCTACATCCGTGGACGGGGCCGCTGTTTTCGATCCCCGAGGCGGTTACGGCGCTTGGCGACAGCGCGATGATCCTGGGAAGCTCGCCCCGATTTCTGATCGACTGGCGGTGGTATAAAAACATCTTCGGGCGGCAATGCGCGGACAATTCTTTTGCGATGAACGCTTATTACGAACTGGGACTCAATTTGATGGATTGCAGGGTTCGACTGCCTCAAGACAGCCAGGGCGTCGTCCGGCGGGTCGAGTCGCTGTCACAGGAAATCTATGAAGGAATATTCGCGCGAGAACGAGGAACCGCCCGGTTCTCATCCCGGCAGTTGCTTGCACTTTTGAAACCGCTGGCGAACGCACTGCGGACGCACAGTCCCGTCACGCACCGTTCGGTGAAATCTTTTATCTCGTATCTCCAGTCGGACACGAGGAATGGGAAAGCGCTGCGGGAGTTCCGGAAATGGTGGGGACGCGGGCAGCAGTACCTCGGCTTCGTCATGCGATAG
- a CDS encoding SDR family oxidoreductase: MDPVVANSLQNRHVLVVGGTRGIGRAFTLLAVEMGARVSVISRTAPSPPLKPAVRAYQADVTESKSVESAISRVVADQGKFHGLALFQRHRGKENAWMGNLSATLTATKEVVEKSAAHFDTAQDASIVVMASSASRFVADEQDEGYHAAKAGVMGLVRYLAFKLGPKGIRVNAVSPGTLLKEESKKHFLENRGLHQMYERITPLRRMGTAEEVARVVAFLLSPASSFVTGQEIWVDGGVGLHWQESMARAWLDRPPTA; encoded by the coding sequence ATGGATCCTGTCGTCGCCAATAGTCTCCAAAACCGGCATGTCCTGGTCGTAGGCGGGACGCGGGGTATTGGCAGAGCGTTCACGCTGCTGGCCGTGGAGATGGGCGCCAGAGTTTCCGTCATATCGCGAACAGCTCCATCTCCACCTCTGAAGCCCGCCGTGCGAGCTTATCAGGCGGACGTGACTGAATCCAAATCTGTCGAGTCCGCGATCTCTCGTGTCGTAGCGGACCAGGGCAAATTCCACGGGTTGGCGTTGTTTCAGCGCCATCGCGGAAAGGAAAACGCCTGGATGGGCAATCTCAGCGCCACGCTGACCGCCACCAAGGAGGTCGTTGAAAAAAGCGCGGCGCATTTTGACACCGCGCAGGATGCGTCAATCGTCGTCATGGCTTCCAGCGCCTCGCGTTTTGTGGCGGACGAGCAGGACGAAGGATATCACGCGGCGAAGGCGGGCGTGATGGGTCTGGTCCGCTATCTTGCGTTCAAGCTCGGCCCGAAAGGCATCCGCGTCAACGCGGTCTCGCCTGGCACGCTCCTGAAGGAGGAATCGAAGAAGCATTTTCTGGAAAACCGCGGGCTCCATCAGATGTACGAGCGGATCACTCCGCTACGCCGCATGGGAACAGCGGAGGAGGTCGCCCGGGTCGTGGCGTTTCTTCTCAGTCCGGCTTCTTCCTTTGTTACCGGACAGGAAATCTGGGTGGACGGCGGCGTCGGTCTCCACTGGCAGGAATCAATGGCCCGGGCCTGGCTCGACCGTCCGCCGACCGCATGA
- a CDS encoding class I SAM-dependent methyltransferase: MKPSFFTRNTCRLCDSGELLPGLALQSTPIGDDYIAADRLGAPTELFNLDLYLCSKCGQVQLRDVVSPELLYASFPYVTSVSVGLPEHFRRFAEAVMRKHEIAQESLVVEIGSNEGPMLRAFQERGCRVLGVEPATAIAQAASKAGVPTMAKYFTPQVAGEIVQAHGRATVIAANNVLANIDDLSDVARGVNVLLSPDGILVMETSYWGDVVKNGLIDTIYHEHLSYFSVCPLKAFFSRHGLELIDVEWNSNKGGSIRLTVQRAGGPRRVNSSVAEQMALERREGIHGRNALEACRRRLDSLTREIQEMAGSFKKPGRSIAGYGASVGTTTMIYEFRLGSVLDYLLDDNPRKHGKHSPGFHIPCVPSSQLEERKPDGVVVFAWRYFDQIRKKHPGFEKAGGRFVIPLPELKII, translated from the coding sequence ATGAAGCCCTCCTTTTTCACCCGAAACACATGCCGTCTTTGCGACTCTGGTGAATTGTTGCCGGGGCTGGCCCTGCAATCGACTCCGATCGGGGACGATTACATCGCGGCAGATCGCCTGGGCGCCCCGACGGAGTTGTTCAATCTCGACTTGTACCTGTGTTCGAAATGCGGGCAGGTTCAGCTGCGAGATGTTGTTTCCCCGGAACTTCTTTACGCGAGCTTTCCCTACGTCACCTCGGTGTCAGTGGGACTGCCCGAGCACTTCCGACGGTTCGCCGAAGCGGTCATGCGAAAACATGAAATCGCGCAAGAATCCCTCGTGGTGGAAATCGGCAGCAACGAGGGTCCGATGCTTCGGGCGTTTCAGGAGCGAGGGTGCCGCGTGCTCGGTGTCGAACCGGCGACGGCAATTGCCCAGGCCGCCTCGAAGGCGGGAGTACCGACGATGGCGAAATACTTCACGCCGCAGGTCGCCGGGGAAATTGTGCAGGCGCACGGCCGCGCGACGGTGATTGCGGCCAACAATGTGCTGGCGAACATCGACGACCTTTCCGACGTCGCGCGGGGCGTCAATGTTCTCCTGTCGCCGGACGGCATCCTGGTAATGGAGACTTCCTACTGGGGTGATGTTGTCAAAAACGGCCTGATCGACACGATCTATCACGAACACCTGTCTTACTTCTCCGTTTGTCCTTTGAAAGCGTTCTTTTCCCGGCATGGATTGGAATTGATAGATGTCGAGTGGAACTCCAATAAGGGAGGTTCGATCCGGCTGACGGTGCAGCGCGCGGGCGGGCCGCGGCGTGTCAATTCTTCCGTCGCGGAACAAATGGCCTTGGAGCGCCGCGAAGGGATTCACGGCCGCAACGCCTTGGAGGCGTGCCGCCGTCGGCTTGATTCACTCACCCGCGAGATTCAGGAGATGGCCGGCAGTTTCAAGAAACCCGGTCGGTCGATCGCCGGCTACGGCGCCTCGGTCGGGACAACGACCATGATTTACGAATTTCGTCTGGGCTCGGTGTTGGACTACCTGCTGGACGACAACCCGAGAAAACATGGCAAACACAGCCCCGGCTTTCACATCCCTTGCGTTCCTTCCAGCCAGCTTGAGGAGCGCAAGCCGGATGGAGTCGTTGTGTTCGCGTGGCGTTACTTCGACCAGATTCGGAAGAAACACCCCGGATTTGAAAAGGCAGGAGGACGTTTTGTGATTCCACTGCCCGAACTCAAAATCATTTGA
- a CDS encoding WbuC family cupin fold metalloprotein, whose translation MQIERRSDEVFYAEGEVIALAAPDLDFLKSQTRCNPRKRARLCTHTGVGDLLHEMIIVNLRDTYVRPHKNTNKPKSFQIIEGMMDVVVFDDAGEVRSVTRLGPYGAGLPYYFRLHKTRYHTLRTISDVVVFQETTIGPFQPGDTVFAPWAPADEKREECARFLEGIDLASSRMMAAEPAPSTGNIAS comes from the coding sequence ATGCAAATCGAACGAAGATCAGACGAAGTGTTTTACGCGGAAGGCGAGGTCATTGCATTGGCGGCTCCTGATCTCGACTTCCTGAAATCTCAAACCAGGTGCAATCCACGCAAGCGGGCGCGCCTCTGCACGCACACGGGTGTGGGAGACCTCTTGCACGAGATGATCATCGTCAATCTGCGCGACACCTATGTCCGCCCGCACAAAAACACGAACAAACCCAAGTCTTTTCAGATAATCGAAGGGATGATGGACGTCGTCGTGTTTGATGACGCGGGCGAAGTGCGGTCGGTCACGCGTCTCGGTCCATACGGCGCGGGCCTTCCTTATTATTTTCGCCTGCACAAGACCCGTTATCACACGTTGCGGACAATTTCCGATGTTGTGGTATTTCAGGAGACGACCATCGGTCCGTTTCAACCGGGCGACACTGTGTTTGCGCCGTGGGCGCCGGCGGACGAAAAACGTGAAGAGTGCGCGCGATTCCTCGAGGGGATCGATCTCGCCTCCAGTCGGATGATGGCTGCGGAACCGGCGCCATCCACCGGAAACATTGCTTCCTGA